A window of the Sporosarcina sp. FSL K6-2383 genome harbors these coding sequences:
- the groL gene encoding chaperonin GroEL (60 kDa chaperone family; promotes refolding of misfolded polypeptides especially under stressful conditions; forms two stacked rings of heptamers to form a barrel-shaped 14mer; ends can be capped by GroES; misfolded proteins enter the barrel where they are refolded when GroES binds), with the protein MAKQIKFNEDARSAMLRGVDTLADAVKVTLGPKGRNVVLEKKFGSPLITNDGVTIAKEIELEDAFENMGAKLVAEVASKTNEIAGDGTTTATVLAQAMIREGLKNVTAGANPVGIRKGIEKAVIAAIEGLQDISDEIQGKEEIAQVAAISSGDEEVGQLIAEAMERVGNDGVITIEESKGFTTELDVVEGMQFDRGYASAYMATDTDKMEAVLDNPYILITDKKITNIQEILPVLEQVVQQGKPLLMIAEDVEGEALATLVVNKLRGTFNAVAVKAPGFGDRRKAMLEDIAVLTGGQVITEDLGLDLKSADITQLGHAAKVVVTKDNTTIVEGSGNSEVIAGRVNQIRVQLEESTSEFDKEKLQERLAKLAGGVAVIKVGAATETELKERKLRIEDALNSTRAAVEEGIVSGGGTALVNVYSKVEALLESVEGDVATGVKIVLRALEEPVRQIANNAGLEGSIVVDRLKREEVGIGFNAAEGTWVNMMQAGIVDPTKVTRSALQNAASVAAMFLTTEAVVADLPEPAGAGMGGMPDMGGMGGMM; encoded by the coding sequence ATGGCTAAACAAATTAAATTCAATGAAGACGCACGTAGCGCAATGCTTCGTGGTGTTGATACATTAGCAGATGCTGTAAAAGTAACACTTGGACCTAAAGGACGTAACGTTGTTCTTGAAAAGAAATTCGGTTCACCACTTATTACAAACGATGGTGTGACAATCGCAAAAGAAATCGAATTAGAAGATGCATTTGAAAATATGGGTGCTAAACTCGTAGCAGAAGTCGCTTCGAAAACGAACGAAATCGCAGGTGACGGTACAACAACTGCAACGGTTCTAGCGCAAGCAATGATCCGTGAAGGTTTGAAAAACGTTACAGCTGGCGCAAACCCTGTCGGTATCCGTAAAGGAATCGAAAAAGCGGTTATCGCTGCGATTGAAGGATTACAAGATATTTCCGATGAAATCCAAGGGAAAGAAGAAATTGCGCAAGTTGCGGCTATCTCTTCTGGCGACGAGGAAGTCGGACAATTGATCGCTGAAGCAATGGAGCGTGTTGGTAACGATGGTGTTATCACAATTGAAGAATCGAAAGGCTTCACGACTGAACTAGATGTCGTAGAAGGTATGCAATTCGACCGTGGCTATGCGTCTGCTTATATGGCAACAGATACAGACAAAATGGAAGCAGTTCTCGATAACCCATACATTTTAATTACAGATAAAAAGATTACAAACATCCAGGAAATTCTTCCTGTTCTTGAACAAGTCGTTCAACAAGGTAAACCACTTCTAATGATTGCAGAAGACGTTGAAGGCGAAGCGCTAGCAACACTTGTTGTGAACAAACTTCGTGGTACATTCAATGCTGTTGCAGTAAAAGCTCCAGGCTTCGGTGACCGCCGTAAAGCAATGCTAGAAGACATCGCAGTACTAACAGGTGGTCAAGTCATTACAGAAGATTTAGGCCTTGACCTTAAATCAGCAGATATTACGCAACTTGGACACGCAGCGAAAGTCGTTGTAACGAAAGACAACACGACAATCGTCGAAGGTAGCGGCAACTCTGAAGTGATTGCAGGACGCGTTAACCAAATCCGCGTTCAACTTGAAGAATCTACATCTGAATTCGATAAAGAGAAATTGCAAGAACGTCTTGCGAAATTAGCAGGCGGCGTTGCCGTCATCAAAGTTGGAGCGGCAACTGAAACAGAACTAAAAGAACGTAAACTTCGCATCGAAGACGCATTGAACTCTACACGTGCAGCTGTCGAAGAAGGTATCGTTTCTGGTGGTGGTACGGCACTTGTTAACGTCTACAGCAAAGTAGAAGCGTTACTAGAGTCTGTAGAAGGCGACGTAGCAACAGGCGTGAAAATCGTTCTTCGTGCACTTGAAGAGCCAGTTCGTCAAATCGCTAACAACGCAGGCCTTGAAGGCTCAATCGTTGTTGACCGTCTCAAACGTGAAGAAGTTGGCATTGGCTTCAACGCTGCAGAAGGTACTTGGGTCAACATGATGCAAGCAGGTATCGTCGATCCAACTAAGGTGACACGTTCAGCACTTCAAAACGCAGCATCTGTAGCAGCTATGTTCCTAACGACTGAAGCAGTAGTTGCGGACCTTCCTGAGCCAGCTGGTGCTGGAATGGGTGGAATGCCAGATATGGGTGGCATGGGCGGCATGATGTGA
- the groES gene encoding co-chaperone GroES, producing the protein MLKPLGDRILIELIEAEEKTSSGIVIPDSAKEKPQEGKVIAAGTGRVLENGQRIDLEVKEGDRIIFSKYAGTEVKYEGNEYLILRESDILAIIG; encoded by the coding sequence TTGTTGAAACCATTAGGTGACCGTATCTTAATCGAATTGATCGAGGCAGAAGAAAAAACATCAAGCGGTATTGTAATACCGGATTCCGCGAAAGAGAAACCGCAAGAAGGTAAAGTTATTGCGGCAGGTACTGGACGTGTGCTTGAAAATGGCCAGCGCATCGACCTGGAAGTTAAAGAAGGCGATCGGATCATCTTCTCAAAATATGCTGGTACTGAAGTGAAATATGAAGGTAACGAATATCTGATCCTGCGTGAAAGCGACATTTTAGCGATTATCGGCTAA
- a CDS encoding CPBP family intramembrane glutamic endopeptidase, translating to MKNWKISLWLLATYAAMHMGSIFLSQGLFDYFPWNEQYSEKDIAYRASAWALFISNALAAIVFLAFIFRNKKFFHIFKGKKSTTGNAILWGIIGFFLVMGGQMLAGMIEGLFGITPGSDNTAILSDIAKVSPIIILSIVLFAPFLEEIVFRRILFGGIYQKTNFWVAAIASALIFAAVHNELEHLLVYMAPGLIFSYLYYRTKRLLTPMIAHLLMNGFVVIANLNLEKLQKYLEELESLKQGIIIFFQ from the coding sequence TTGAAAAACTGGAAAATCTCTTTATGGCTCTTAGCAACATATGCAGCCATGCATATGGGTAGTATCTTTTTAAGCCAAGGTTTGTTTGACTACTTCCCCTGGAATGAACAATATAGTGAAAAAGACATTGCCTATCGCGCAAGCGCTTGGGCATTGTTCATCAGCAATGCTCTTGCGGCCATTGTATTTTTGGCATTCATCTTTCGCAATAAAAAGTTCTTCCATATTTTCAAAGGAAAAAAATCTACAACCGGCAATGCGATTCTTTGGGGAATCATCGGTTTCTTCCTCGTTATGGGAGGACAAATGCTCGCTGGTATGATTGAAGGCTTGTTTGGCATCACGCCGGGGTCTGATAATACGGCTATACTCAGTGACATTGCAAAAGTATCCCCTATCATCATTCTTTCAATCGTCTTATTTGCACCATTCCTAGAAGAAATAGTGTTTAGACGCATTCTTTTTGGTGGAATTTATCAAAAAACAAATTTCTGGGTTGCCGCCATTGCCAGTGCCCTGATTTTTGCTGCAGTGCATAACGAGCTTGAGCATCTTTTAGTCTACATGGCGCCCGGACTCATATTCTCTTATCTGTACTATCGAACCAAACGACTGCTGACACCAATGATTGCCCACCTACTCATGAATGGCTTCGTCGTCATTGCCAATCTAAACCTCGAGAAACTTCAAAAATATCTCGAAGAGCTAGAAAGTTTAAAGCAAGGAATTATCATCTTTTTCCAATAA